In Megalops cyprinoides isolate fMegCyp1 chromosome 12, fMegCyp1.pri, whole genome shotgun sequence, the sequence AACAAACATGGTAACTCACCAAGTACTACAATCAAACAATGACAGGATGCAGTGGAATGAGAGACACCCCAGTTCAAATGGATGAAAACAAGAAGCAGACTGACATTGTCTTTAGATATTAgctttctctctgaaatgtgCTACATGAGAGATAAATAATAACCCTATCCTACAGCTCCAGTTTCATCAGGCAATCTTGCCCCCAGACCCTGTGATCTGGcaaagagagagcagacagcacTATATGTATAGTTGGCAGTGGAGTGGGCCTGGTCTGTAAGCTCTGGTGTTGGGTCTTGCTGGTGACCACGGGACTCAGTGTGGGCAGTGTATGGCGGTCGTCTCTTCCTGGAAAAGCctcagccccccaccccatcacCCCATACTCAGGTGCCGCCCAGTCTGTGCCATACAGCCACCACTTTCTCAGGGAGTGCAATGGTGTCCCGCCACTGCTCCACAGCCTCAGGGGAGGTGCTCTCAAACCCCAGGTGCACCTGGGGAaagacacacactgcatcaaCATCTGCTTCCCAGCCCCAAGAGCAGATAAGGATGACCTCAACACTGAGTGTATCCACTCTGTCAGCCAATGCAGCATTCAGATGAGGTCCCCGCTAAAACTGACGAGGTCACCTTTATCTGTGAATTTCATTCGGAAAGCTCGTGACTAAAAGCACTCATAAAGTCAAGGGAAGCACGCACCATGCCATTTCACTGATGGTAATCCCTTCACAGTCTGACCTTAACTTGTATAAAAGCTCCAAATGTTTTTGAAGATAAATGGTAGAGAAACTCCACAATGCCAAGTAAGTGAtccatttgacattttcttgtaaaataTTCTCTGAGAAGCTGAGACACTTGTCTGAACACTTAAGGCTGTGAGACTGGAAGCAGGGATCAGTGGGTTCAGAATGACCTCATTAATATACACAATTGTTTGCGAGTATGTGTGTTCATGGAGGTGTTTCGAGCGTGCTTGGTGCGTGCCCACACGCACACCTGCTCACCTGGCCCAGCAGGTGCTTTCTGCGCACAGAGCTGCGACTGTACAGTTTGGCAGACAATCTGATGCCCTGCTCCTGCGCcaccacaggaaacaggaaggtCTCGGCCCACTGGACCCGACCCCCCGCTGGCCTCAGGGCTCGGGTCTTCTTCGTGGTTAACAGCCGACCCAGCGAGTGCATCTCTGCTTTCACAAAgaagcctgagagagagggaacatgCCTGTCACGCTAATGCATTTTCTTCATAGGTCCATTCATTACCTGGCCGAATTGGCAAGCACATGGCAAATGTGTTCTGTGGGGATCCACATAATCCCTTTTTTAAAGCCTATCTGCAGCAGTAACAGCAATATCAACCAGTCATACAGTATCAGCAATTACAATGGCAGGAATCACAGTCTTCACATCATACAGTTATCTGTTTACTTGGCAAAACGATACAAACTCCCATATGCCTTCCAAATTGGGGTTAGAGTCTTGGAATTACAGGTCAGGACACCTACTCTGGCTGAGGGGTGCAGAGGAGGTGGGGAGGTTCTGAGCTTCCAGCACCTGGAACTGGAAGCGGCCGCTGACAGGCTGGAAGCAAGTAGCGAGGTGCAGCTCGGCATGGCACGCCTACAGGAGGATACACAGAACCCGCCAGTTATTCACGTGTCAAATAACTACCAAAATTATTCAGCACCTTATTATTAAAGACAATGGTTTTAGTCTTTGCAATAACACGGAAAACACCACGGGTCAGTGCCGCATGTATGTCTCCCATGTCCATGAAGCTACATTCAGGTCAAAAGCCCCGTCTGAAACGTTTACGTGGATTCCCAGAGAGAACAGCTAATACTTGAAGGGAGGATGTGGAGGCAGTCACACATGTGTCACACCGTCCCCCTGAGGTACCAAATCAGGCTCCCTGCTGAGAGTGGTGATTCACTACGGCTTTCCAAATGGCAGGGAGAGACGCTACTGCTAAATGGcccactttttttctgaaatacagaCCCATTATTGGCAAAGACTCTCCTGTCTGCATTGTTTGGGTTGTGACCTACTTTTCGTGCTTTAAATTTACAGCATCAGTGTCTTTGAcctctctccatttctgaaTGTCAAAGCGGCTTTTCAGCCTTCTTCCTTCCAACATAaaattctctccttttctcggtctgttttcctttctaaaACTCCACAAAGACTCTTGCCCCTTTTCAACCAATGGTAATTAAAAAGTGTTGGGAAACACAGGGTCTCTCGTATAACATAATACTTAGAGGCTGCAAGAATGCTTGTATCATTCATTtaagcactttattttttaatacttgGGAGACGTCCTTAGATATGGAAATTTATGTTAATTATCACGTGTTCTCATTGCCAAAATTCAAGTGCTTCTGGCCTGTATCATTAATAAAGAGGACAGTTTTAATGTGTTCAACACTGTAGTATGGTCTGCATCATTGACGGGAAACAGGAGCCAATTGGTTTTTTGAAGCAATCTCATTATTACACCCTTACGTGTGACCTTACTGTAATGCCAAATTATTGCCCGGCCATTTGTGCTATAACAAATGACATTATAATTACATATTGTTATTGGATCAGGTTTTGGGGGTTTATAGTTGCTGGAAATATTTCCTTATTAGCCAATAGGTTACAATGCCACTATCTCTAAAGTACACTCCAATAAATCTATATTACCATTAAAGAGCTTTCCTTTATGACTTGCAACTGTAACATAAAACTTTCCCCTCCACGTTTCTGTCAGATGATTAATGACATCACACTCAGTGCAATGACCTAAAATTGACCTCTTAAAAAATTACTTCAATCAATGTAGCAGGAAACAAAATAGAGTATCAACATTAATTTTCTCAActgaatgtacacatttattaaGGCTGTTAGGCATTATGTTGAATTAtcccccacaaacacaaacctaTCTTTTGACAATTTCACTGAAAAGATCAGGCTGTCAGTAAGTTTAACCAAGCAGGCTCTAGTACATATAGTAAACTATGTATACTTTACATGTTTAACTTCCTGAACTCAGAAAAAACCCAccactgttaaaatgtttgtgcaCTTTTAATTCATTGCTAAGTTCATAATTCATAAATGCTGTTCTGACAGTTCTATGATGGTTTACAGATGGCAGTGTCAAAACAGCAGAAGTTAAGGCAAGACTCTTAAGTAAGCACTGcattagcattttaatgaaGAGTGGCGTGATTTGAGTAGGCCATTCCTCTGTGACACCTTCCTCTGGCTTCTGTTACTTAATCAATTCACCTACAGGTGCAGTGACCCATTTAAACTACTGGGCACACTGGGTAATAGAAAGAGAGGCACTGTGGAGGGCAGTTCCTGGAACACTAAGGAACATCTCTTGGCAGATCCCATGCATATGCTCAGCCCATTCTTGGAAGTGTATGCCGCCATTTGTACCGCCTTACATTTATAGTTGGAACTGGATGCATTCTTTGAGTATTGCAATgtgtgcagaaaatgaaaagtgtggtgtgcatatttactgaggtaccAGCTTTGTTCAGTCCCACAGTGGGAGGGGCACTAACCGGGACTTTGGACGGGGGGTTGATGTCCAGCCAGTGCTGTGTCTCCTGGGGTCCCAGCTGccggagagagagggtgcaCTCGCCCAGTGTGCGTTTTCGGGGGAGGTGAGTCTGCAGCCGGAACGCCAGGCCAGCTGtttgcagctgctgcagaggcAGGGCGAAGACGAAGGTCTCCATGAACTCCACGTCCTGGAAGAGAGAACAGGGCACACTGTCTCCAGGGCACGGCTCACACATGGGTCATTCACTATAGTCACAGTTTTGGTGAATGAGACTGCATTAACTCACATTAAGCATTACAAGTATCCATATCTTGCATTCTTTCCATTGAAGTCTCAGTAATTTACCTGATGGTCTGGAAACCAAGTGTATTGCCTTAATCAACAGCATGTTTAAAGATTCACTCGGCCTGAACATCTTGAAAGGGGAAGAGGAGTAACCTGTTAAAAGTAACTGATCATGGGACAGTAGGCTCACTGAGATGTGGACCATAGCACTGCCATTTCTGGGACATTACACACAATCAGCATCAGAACAAGGAGCTAggccttctctcactctctgtctttcactaAAACACTCCCCTCATCCACCACGCAAGCATGACAACTCCCAGTTCAATGTGGAATCACACTAATAGATACAGAAATGAATTGTTGAAATGCCTGTAGCAAGTGTTTAACTTCAcattgttttcagctgtgtcAATGTGCTGGCTGATGTCCATGTGTAGGCACAGCATGTGGATTTAGGGTGGCACCTACCGCAGAAGCCTCCTTGATGGAGCTCTTGAACTGGACTGGCTTGGGCAGGGTGATGGTGCCTTTAATCCCAATCTTCTGCTGCCCCCCAGTCTCCACTGGGAAGTTCAAATCCTTACACTGAGGCCAGGAAGAGAAAGCTATCAAAAGGtgtcattttacatgacatGGTCTGATGTGTACCCATACCAATGATGGTAAGTCAATCATAATTGATAACtgtaataatcaataataatattttagtaGTATTAACAGCAAAATGTATTATCCATTTGCTTTTATGTAGTACAATTAACATGGCACATATACAAAGAAGTTCAGTTATAATATAGATATTAACATCAGTGATAAGAGAATTATACTGAGTTATACAGAGCCAGTCTCTAGTGGGGTCTGGGAGTGGTTAGAGGGTTAAACAGTCAGATGGAGGTGGATAGTGTTGCAAGCATCAGGATTCCTGTAAGACAGAGCTTCCATTCAGCTCCTGGGAGGTGGGACAATGGGCCATTTCACCTGCGAACACAGCTAGAGGGTCAGTAACTTTACCTGCACCAGCATTATCCAGACTTGCTCCAGGGCCTCCTGATAACTCAGCCTGACGCTCAGCCTGCCTTGGTCCCTCTCATCCCCCGACAGTGTGATTGACTCTGTGCAGCACACACAACATCCCTAATCAGCTGACATTCAACGTAGAGGTTTGGACAAGGCctctatgtctgtgtgcgtgtgtgcgtgtgtacgtgtgtacacGTCTGCATGGGCCCATGTGCAAAATGATATGCCTCCCATAGAGTAAttctgctaaataaaataatttcattcatggtgagtttaatgtgtttatttacccccaaaaaataaatgatgtctGGGTGGTGAAGTGTTTTGAAGTTGTGCACTTTTTCTTAGAATTTGCTTGCTGGTCTGGACACAAAACATTTGGAAGTAATTGCAGAGTCTGCCCTTTCAGGATTGCACAATGCCCAGCAATCTAAATCTGACTAAGCCTGGCCCTTTCAGACAAGGAGGTCTTGGGGGTCGGTTCTCCCTGAACAAAATTAGGACCCTGGacagtaaaaacaacaaaaaaatcctggTGACAGTATGGCGGAAAAAACAGGAATGGGGCTCCAGTGAGTAGTTTTATAGAGTGAAGGATCGTGGGTATGTCAGAGGGATAACACTAATCTATATAATAGTTACCAAGGCTACGGCTGCTTTCAGGAGAGTCTCTCATGGATGACGTACTGCTCTGGACACTAGACACCGAGTCATACCTCTGGGAACAAGAAAAGACAAATTGTTTAAGGCATCAATAATGTGTGCCAGAGCAGGTTTTCCACATGTTGGCCCTGTGTGGCTATAGGCCAGGAAACCTCTCAGCCGTACTCGAGAATGTTAGAATTCTTAGAATTGTGAGGAGTTCTAAAAGTAGTTCAGGCAGTCAGataaattcataaattaaaCTCTAAAATGGGGCGAACTTGGAGACAAGCacaacaaaaaccttttccatTTATGGAGAACGTCTGAGCAGTGTTTGGAGTATTCTGGGGTTTCACAAACAATTCTGAAGAGGAATCataggacaaaaaaaaaaagctgtactGAGTGACCACAAATATGTGAGCAGAATTAACACTACAGAAGGGAAAGGGAGTGGGCAGAAAGTTACACAATGCCTACAGGTCACTCTGGCTGAGAAACGTCCACAGTGTCAAAAAGAGCTATGGAGCCTGGAGCGCTGTCTAAATAAACCACAGTGAGCCAGTAAGTGTGGCCGACATGTTAACAACACAGTAACCATTTCATTGTCTCCTATGGATGACCAGGTCAAGGGAGGGCTGACTTTAAATGACAGCAAACCCAGCTTTCTAAAGCCATCAGCACTGGTTAAGCAGTAATGTTTGCTTCAGTACACACTCGCAAATTCCAGTGACGTTGAGCATTTTGTGAGTCCTGAATACAACATTGTTACATTTATCATGGTTTTGGGCGAACtaagaaacaaacagcagttaTAATCCAAACACCTATTATCCAACATTATTAATGGCATGTTAATAGCAACCGGATACAATTTCCTTTATATAACTGATACAGGCAAGAATAACCCGCCCAGGACAGCCTTAACGTCACCTTTTGTTGCaggcaaaacacaaaaagggtTATCGCTGACTCACTCTATCAGACAAGCTTTGTTCCAAACCCAAAATAACTCTTCCAAGAAAATGAATAGGAGGAATATATAAAgggaatatataaatataacatacaTTATATGTTCATAATAATatacaaacaataacaaaggGTGTGCTTTTTCTTATATTTTGTATCGGAGTACCAGACAAAAGCAAAAGGATTTGTGGTAAGTTTACTGGTCCCGAGACTGAAACAACAAATCTGACCCTTCTTGTGTAACCTAAAACCCTTCATCTGCATCCCTTGCCCAGTTCCCAGCCCTGAGAGCCCACAATgacgcgtctgtgtgtgcggcCACATGACAGAGTAACAGCCGGGCATACACCCGCAGAAAGGCGGGTATATGAGCCACCCTCACCTGCATGTAACCGTGTGGGTGAGCGAGGTCGAACATGGAATTACTCAGCCTGGGCTTCCCACTCTTCGGTtcccacactgaaacacaaatgtTCACCAAgagagctgttttgtttttgctctggcTGTTTAGCCTGGGCTATTTCCCCACTTCTTGTATGGCtaaggtaaatgtaaataaaaaaagcacacatggTTTTGAGTTGGAGGACTCACTTACTGTAAAGCACAAGGAACTACCTGAAACTGAATGTGCAAATATTTGACCTGTGTACATTCACGTAAAAAACCCAGTGAGGTAACAGTACCAGAACTTTTACTGGGGCACTATCAGGAAGTGCATCAGCAATCAAACAGGGTGTTTCAACAGATCTATTTTCTGCCTTACTTTATTTGCAACAGTATTTATCTCATGATGACTTACCAGTGATACTGGTAAATGTGTAATTTGGCCAAAAAATCTATACTAtatgatatttaaataaatattttcagataAATACTCCATTCATGATAGAGGTTAAGTATCCCAGATGAAAAaacacccacaatgcaatgaAGTTAAACTCTGATTAACAGGAAATTGAAAGACTCAAAAACATACAGTTTATTCACGTCTTTTAATAATGGGTGTATCCTCTCAATTCAAAAAATACTGCGGGCATTACCTCAGTTATATTTTGAACTACTTTAAATAGGTCAGATGGAAAGGCAAACATCCTAATCAAGGGGGCCACGGAATATTTCCACTGAGAGAGCTACACACGTGCACTGAGGGGTCATATTCATCTTCAGCACAAATCACAAGACATGCACAAGCATAGGGAGGTGTTTTTCCTCTACCTGACCCTTGCAGGTCGATGGTCTTGTTTCTCAGGGTACCTCGCCGTGCAGGCCCCGGAGACACATGATTTACCATGTGGCCAGACTGAAGTGAGGAGTAGGGGTCATAGACAATGTAATTGGCCCCCGAGAGttctgccttcctgtctgcgtAGGTACACCTTGCCGACCCTGGAACATACACAGGCAACGAATTATGTTACATTGCATATGCCTAGGAGATGCTATTATCCcaagcaacttacacaggttacactGAGGAGCTCAAGAGATCATGCTTGAGCTGGCCAGTCTGTCAGAAGCCTAAAATCAGCATTATACAGTTAGTGGGGAACCCTTGATGTTTCAAGTCTGTTAAAATGCCTTACCTACCTTTAACTATTTAGTACACCTTAAGAGTGTGGTTTTTGAGCTCTTGAGACTTATAA encodes:
- the LOC118787492 gene encoding tandem C2 domains nuclear protein — its product is MATECIKNCCKHFLRKEKEPETQVIKVRVAPAKTTTTGVTQHGPSKGVGVSEDYLLSKLPADGREVPFVVPMFKPSYIQPSGSHYSGYQDSFQGSARCTYADRKAELSGANYIVYDPYSSLQSGHMVNHVSPGPARRGTLRNKTIDLQGSVWEPKSGKPRLSNSMFDLAHPHGYMQRYDSVSSVQSSTSSMRDSPESSRSLESITLSGDERDQGRLSVRLSYQEALEQVWIMLVQCKDLNFPVETGGQQKIGIKGTITLPKPVQFKSSIKEASADVEFMETFVFALPLQQLQTAGLAFRLQTHLPRKRTLGECTLSLRQLGPQETQHWLDINPPSKVPACHAELHLATCFQPVSGRFQFQVLEAQNLPTSSAPLSQSFFVKAEMHSLGRLLTTKKTRALRPAGGRVQWAETFLFPVVAQEQGIRLSAKLYSRSSVRRKHLLGQVHLGFESTSPEAVEQWRDTIALPEKVVAVWHRLGGT